The DNA window TTGGTGAAAGGGTTTACTTTGTTTTGCTAATAAATGTGGCTGTGGTACCATGGAaggatacaaaaataaaaaaagtgaaACATTTGGGAAGCTTGTGTCTGAAGTATATGTGAGAGAGGCACGACAAAGAACAACAAGGAGAGGTGGAAAGAATGGAGGAATTAAATGCAATTTTTGTACCACAATGTTTTATCTTCAACTGAGTAACATGAAATTCAATGTGCATGCCCCATTCAATTATATTCCTCAGAACAAATTGGTTTTATAAAATGCATATTGATTTATAACTCATCCTAAAAATATTCATCAAATTAGTATGAACAACCTTTGGCAAAAATTATTGAAGTTGATAtcgattgatatatatatataaatgttatGAATTAAGATCCATACAATTATTCTCATTTTTAATacgattaaaatattttgatgatattaatTAAGACATGATGAAGCCTTAATGAACGCTCTTGGTAATTAATTGATAAGTAAATAATAAAGAGTTAGAGGTTAAAATTGAGCTAGGTTTGAACGGGTCTTAGGGAAGGTGGTTCAGAGGAATGAAATAGAAAGGGGGTAACATGGAAATATCCGATCTGAGGAAAAAGAGGTGCCATGTTGCCTGGTTAGGTGAGAACGTGGACCCGATGGCGGCCGGACTGTGGGGCATGCAGCAGTATACTCCCCATAAAGTCTTTAAACAAGGAAATTAAACACATATCGTTAAACAATAAATCCCATCTAGTTACTACGTACCCCGTATGAAGCTGGTGGTGGTACCTTGCGAGTGTGTAACCAAGAGTCCAatacatataattaattatgataATGATCAATAATAAATCGAATtggtttataaatttttttatagttttaaattattatttgaaaaaaaatgcaattatattaaatatgtgaTTTGTATAGATAATATGTGAATTTTTAGAGTAGATTATATATTGTAATTATgagtaaattatataaaaattattagcTATCTAAATGAATAGATTAGtttcttaaaaattaatttgtgTCACAAAGTCGAACTTCAATCTTTATATACAGTTAATTTATAGATTCAATGAACTtcctaaaattatattttaagaaTTACTCTTTACCATCTAAATGAAAATACCTTTTAAGTCGCTCAAGTAGTTCTTTACTTGATCCGAAAATTCTAAATTTTGTATGATTAACCCAGATTTAGTATTATGGATAAAAGCCATGCATTCACATTCTaaaattaaaggaaaaattaaaatagacCATCTACTTTTCGAGAATATTGTCAAATAGACCCTCCAATATTATTATTGGAATCAGTGTACGTAAAATGGAAAtgttataattattattcatatgatgattatcaaTTATTGAATTCAGCAGCCATTTAAGAATAAGACGTATGTGCATGCATATTATCAAGAAAAGAATCATGAATTACGAATTATCCCTTAATATACAGATTAAGAAGTTGATTAATGCGCATAAttgataatttattattatatgaaGAATGCTCTTCGTATTCTTGAATATCTGTTTCGATAGAGTACGATCGATGTTAAATATTTTGACTCCCAAATACTGTTTTAATAGTTTAGCATAGCATGGTTGGTTCCTGATTCAAGAACAAGACATATGAGAGTAGTGAAGTGAAACTCTTGtttattgattaatttttttaaaaaaaaatggaggACTTCCATAGTCATTTTGTAATCCCCCCCAAAAAAAAAGTATCCACCAGTGCAAGAAATAAAAAAGGGATCTTTCGTTGGGGAAAAAAATATTGGgagtttttcttcaaaataaattGCATCTGATGAATAAATTGATATTCTTTTTTGGTGTATAGTATGATTTTGTTTATTATGTGTTACGTAAGCATTCTCTTTTCTCTGGGGTTTTttagttaaataaaaaaattcatcaaaatatcaaaaaataaaaaaatcaaaaataattttttcatatattttattaattaattaacaatttgaaatataatgattttttacaagttaaaaaatgataatatatatatgaaaaaaagTATAAAAGTTCAAATCCCCGCCCCTTAATTGTCGAGGTACCGAGGTTGCTTTATCAcaatctttaaaaaaattcagtatTGTTTGAAAATCTGTTTTtggtttttgttttaaatatattttattctcCTCACTCGAAGCCATTGTTATAACAAATAGATCTACATACGAAAGAGATCGACAATAAGTTCTTTCATAAGACCAACTTTAAACTAATAAAGAGATATGTGTCTTTTCTTATTACAATTATATATCATCCCTAAAACTTTTGATAACGGTTAGTTGAACGTGCAAGATATATAAGAGGAAGTCTCTTCAAGATGTAGTGGAAACGAGAAACTCGACCTCCtttcttaataaaaaaaattaatcaaatcTTTTATGTTTTGGATCCATCGAAATGCCACTTTGCTTGAGATATATTCAAAAATTAGAGCTAACAAAGAGTAAACGagtcgataattcatgaaacaACTGATGGAATGCGGTAAGGCTCTTCCGCTTCTACCACAGCTGCTCGCGTGCAACAAGGGGAGTTCTAGCCCTCACCTCAAACCAAACAAGTCTTCCTTCAGGGGACTAATTGAAGTAACGAGCCTTCCAATAACCCAAAAAAAAACCATTTCTCCCCTTGGACGTAGCCAAGCTGTTCTCACTCATCTTTGCCACAGCCGCACAGCAAAGAACGTTGGGAGGCTAAGGTCATCTCCAATCCAAGACCAATTTAGCCTATGATACGCTAACAAAGCTACAGTGTTTACCGTTTCACAAAATACCAGCCTTTCGAAAATAGTGTTACAGCAAGATAGCGTGTCTCCCTCTTCCCTCTGTTACGAATTCACACGCGCACCACACCAATAAATCGAAAAGTAAAGATCTTGCTTTATTATTCCTTGGCGGTGTATGttcttaattttaatataaatgtgGGTGGTAATTGTTTGGATTCAGGTAAACGAGGACGCTACTTCTTGCTGGGTTTACATTGCCCCAGGCTCACGAATATATAAAATCCGAGTATGCACCTTTATGCGCTTAAATTTGAGATAGATATGAGCTTTGAGTTTATGACAAAAAATTAAAGTTGGAGTTGGTCTAGGATTGTCTTTGTCTTGTTAGATAAGCATTAATGAATAGATTACATAAATTTTCCAGTTTTTCTTGAATTTAAGTGCTAAGCATACTTAAGTTGATTCCCACCTCCTGTAAGTAACCGGGGATTCAAGTTTCTGAAAAGAGTATCTGTACTGCATTAATTTGTTTCTTTATATCCTCTATATACCGACTTATAATTTATTGTTAGAAGGGGGCCAAGTTTGGTTTATTGAACCAGAGTCTATAAAGTATGAACAGTTGCATATATTGAGCTGAAATGGGATATACAGCTGCTAATATTTCTCATTTCTTGTCAGGTTTCATTGGAGGATTCAGATGTGGGTCGAGGAAAGGAAAGCCTTTTAATCCCTGAACAAACTCAGGTACTCTTTTTACTTACTCGATGCATTACCCTCAGTAGCTTTATCCTTAGAGACCATAAATTTTCTTCAGCTGATCAAATGGGGTGTTGATGAAGGTTTTAGATGCAGCAGTGGTCAACCCGCTGCTCTCACCAGTCTGAAATTCAAAGTATAGTGCGTGCTGAAACAGAAGGTGATTGACTATTACCTGTAGTAACTTCATAATCTACCTTTTCAAGTTTGTGCATTTTATCATTGTTCTCCACAATCTTACTCTCTTTTCTCTTTTTTGTTTCTTTAACTATTGTGGAAAACATTTAACTATTAATGGACCTTAAGAAATATGCTTAGCGTACATTTGTTGTCCCAGCTTTATCAGATATACATTTTTAATTTAGTATGACATCTGAGAAAATATTCAAGGAAAAAAAATCGGAGTTATAACGGTAGCTTTCTCCCATCAATAAAGTTGAATAAATAgcatgtgtttgtttttgtgTTGCCTTGCTTGTTTGAAAGAGTTTTAggttgaaaatattaaatacttATCGAATTTAAGCTTATACCGCATTTGTGTTTTGTATGTTTTTACTAGTGTAATGTTGCCAATCATGCAGATGTGGGTTGCTCATTACTGGGAAGTGTGGACTCCTATGGTCACCTTATTGTTTCTAAAATTTATTCTGGTAATACAGTTAATTTTCTCCTTCATACTAGTGTTCTTTAACTCTATAGTTTTCAGTTTTCACCTTGTTGACTTGTTGTGTGCGTATTTCTACGATTTCAATAAACCTGTGATGCTGAATCTTGTTGCATGTACTTTTGCATGCCTGTTATTGAGGTGATGTTGATTACTTGTGTGCAATTATGAAGTCATGTTGGTCAGTTTTTCCAATTTCTGTTTCACTTTTTAGTCTTTTTCAAGCATGTTTTATAATACTTACAGAAGAATTTAAAGCTGGCATCCTCACTTACTGCAGATGAAGCTAAAATGATAGGTTTCTACCCAACCAGTTTATCTGATGCTTAACTTAGACTGACCGAAAATCCATTAAGTTGAGAGCATTGAGAATAGGTTCTAGCATCTTTCATGCACATTTACTATTGGAGGCGCAAAACTGCATCTCGTTATTTCACTGGTGGGATTAAATGATCTGAACTCTTTTTTTCCATATGTAGATGGGCTTACATATTCAATATCTCCTCGGGAAATTGGTGTCGTGGAAGGAAGCTGGTCTGGTCTTTGCTTTAATTCTGTTCCCCTTCAGATTTTTGTTTGTTATACGTTTTTCTGTATTTCTACCTTTGCTCATTATattttctttgattttaaatacttTATTCTGGGTTACTTGTTTGACTTAATGTGCAATCATTCAGCAGCAATGACAATCAGAAACCTAATTGCTCTAAAGAGTTTTTCTAGTTTAAATATCTCGTATATGTATAAATCGCTATCCTCTTTGGATAACTCTTTGACCGGCTATTCTGCTTTTGCTTCAGGCGGCTGTAGCAGTCGGCTTAAATAAGAGCATTGATGTTTACGACCAAGATATTCATCTTCGCACTTTACGTATCTAAGTACTTCATTGGCTTTGTACTCTTTTAGAATTCTTTTTTTTCTAATCTTCTACTCCTGTCTTCTGTTTCCCGAATTTTTGGTATTTTTGCCTGGTAGCAATTAAAAGAGTCTAAAAGACAAGAATAATGTACTttataaaaaggaaaaaaatccaTCTAATGCCAGTCCCCTGTCAGGTGTATTTCCAAGAACTAACTGGTGTTAAATCAATTTTGCATGATGAAATGTTATTCTTGTCATGCTGTATCGAAGATGCACAAAGTTCCATCATCAAATAGGATGTAATACTCATATCCTGAAAAGTAGCAACTCTCAGTTGTTTTCTTTTACATTTCTGTTAAAACTATAATGAATATTTCATGCTTCAGATTATGGTATCTATCTTACTCGTTTTTATGAACAAATATGGTGAGGGTACAAATTCTATGCTCAGCGTCACGGAAGGTTCCCAGGTTTCATGGATTTTTTACCGTGTCAAACTTGTTGAGTAGATCTCGAATGACTGTTCCATATTTGGTGTTAATGCATTGTTTCATCTCATTCCCTGCTACAGATTAGTATATGGGACTTGTGAACACAAGAGAACGGAGGCTGTGTGCATAGAATAGTGGGATCCGTTGGGGATATGTCATGTGCAGTCAGTATATCTTCATCTGGTTATATTGCTATCTGGTGGAGCGGATCGTACTGTCTCTGTCTATGATCCTCGCAGGTTTGTGGGATTGTCAAATACCTGAACTAAGAATTGTCCCATGAAATGAAGTATTATTATATGCCAATGCTTGGATTAATGGTGAGCCCATTTTGTCCTAAACTGAGTGCAGATGGTCAGCTGTGGCCAGGTGGCTGAACTGCTCAAAATACGAGGTTAGCTGTCCCTCGTTTTTGAAATGCGCATCTCAGTAGTCGTTGCATATATGGAGTCTCTGTAACCATTGCACTTTGCTTCGTATCTTGTAATAGTGAACTTGGACATAAAAGACTTGTTATTTTAtacaattattttaaacattctaTATGAAATTGTTTTGTCTAAAATTTGATTGACTAGCATTTGCTTGTCCCCTCGTATTCTGCAGATTACTGGACTTGCTTTTCCATCAGTTGATCCTGATCATATATATGTGCATGGAGTTAATTATGGGTTAGTACTTTTGTGATAGATCTCCCATGATGGATGGACCTCAAATTTTGACATCATATTTGGTGGTCGCTCCTTCACTATGTACTATCGGTCGAACTTAAATGAAAATTGTGTGATAGATGTGTTTTGTGAAGGCGACAGAATTTTCTAAAGATTACCCTGTAATGATCTTTGATAACAGGTTGATTTCAACTTACTTTGTAGGTGTTCTGTGGACTATGGAGAGAGACCAAGAAATCATTTTCATTTAGGGGAGATTCGAACTGGCTTGGATTTGGCAAGGTTTTTTTTCCTTCATCACCCTGACCTGATTCTCTTTTAAATAAACGTGCATAAGCTATCATGTCTGATATCCCAAATGTGTCGGCAGAAATTCGTTATAGTTACTGCATGTGGTTCAGTGGAAAATGACTATGCAAACAGAGTAGAACAATTTAAAAGGGGCTGTTTTTAGTTTCTTGAATTCTGATTATTGTCCATTACTACTGCAGAGTCCCAATAGGGACGTTTTAGCATGGTGCGATTCAGGTAGCATATTTGTTGCTGAAGTGTCCTATAATGATGTCCTCGACACTGGAGAAAGCATCTCTAATAGCTGCCCTTATGCTTCATCTCAAGTTTTACAAAAGAATCAATGTTGCAAGAGCAAGAGTATCCCAAACAGTCCCAAAGGATCTTCTAACATTCGAGACTTGACCGTTCTAGCTACCAACGGTGACCCTAGTGATATGTAGGAAAATGAACCTATATTTGAAATACACTGCGTAAGGTGCAGAAggtcattttaaaaaaataatagttgaTTGGTGTTAGATAACAAAATATATTCTAATGTTAGTTCGCTTGTATTAAAGATCTTTTATCGCTTATAAACTACGTTAAATTTGCTTTTATTTTCATGACACCCAACCTTCACCTATGCTTGATTTATTCAATTTTGACTTTGAAATGTTCAAGTTCGAGTAGACCATCATTATGACCAATTTCAACCCTTACCGGAAAGCGACacattttcttttttgttttatcACATTATAGTGAGAATATCTGGGTTTGTTACTAACAAATGTGTTGCTTTCCGGTATGGTGAATCGTGAGGTGGTTGAAATTGGTCATGATGATGGACGAGTCGAACTTGAACATTTCAAAGTcaaaaaattgattaaataaaGCAAATGTAAAGATCGAGTGCCATTTTGCCGTGGTTGCCAAATTTGAGATGGGCTCACTTTTAAATGACAGCTAATGTGCTTTCCTTTAGTTTGGCGAGCATGCAACTGAGGTACAGCAGCCTATGATTAGATATAGTCATTTTATTAtgagttaaattaattaaatatacttTCATTGATTATTCGCTATTATTCAAACTATTatgcaaaataataataactaagATTGAATGTCAACAGCGGTATTTGACGTGCAAGGGCAGTCATGGACACAAGTCATTgccaaaacatttttttttattcataataaagaAAAGTCAAATGCTTCCAATTTGAGGCATAGTCTAAATAACCttcaaaataaataacattTGATGACACGTAGTTTGTATATATTGTAATTTTgggtaaaatataaatatagatTCATTACATatgtattttgaatattttttaaatttttatgttttatttatattatattttgatggtgttataatttttttttttatcaatttttgGTATATTGCTAAAGTTTTTTCAATTAGTGTTTGTAtttattatgatttgtttaAATTTAGAGTGTGCATTGAATTTGGATTGACGTTGAATTAAAATGAGTTGTTTTTTTAGATGGATcgatcctaccgatattcacaataaaaaataatatttttagcatataaaataatattttttcataaatgactctaataagatattcgtctcacaaaatacgattcgtgagatcatgtcacatgaaattttttataaaattatgagatgAGACCCATTCATCTAGATAAATGAATATTCTCTTCCTTTGCCAACAAGCATTCAATGCACGGTTCAATCTTCACCCCATATAAGCCACTCCTTTTCAATAGGGTTTCAAAATATCCTCTTTCGAAATTTCTCTTTCCTTCTCCTTCATTCTTATTGGATTATTTTGATCCTATAATCCACTTTTCTTGTTTTGATCATTGACTGTACTGGGAGGTTGATTTTTTTGGCGTGCGTTTGTTCAAACTGGGTGGTTTTTGTGGTGaaaatttcttgaaattttaacgTCATCGTTTTACATTTCTATCAATTTTTAggtatttttggtgatgttttcAATTTGGGTTCTTCTGGGTTTGGCTTAATTTTATTCCCAAAATTTTTCCCCCCTGTTCGGTCGTGGGCCTGTGAGAGTTCAAGACCCTCCCTATATTCGTGTTTCCTATCGTCAGCTGAGGTTGTGTTTCTTTTTCCCCCATAATTTATGACTTGAGCAAACTGTATTCAGGTTTTGACCAAATATCAAAAGTTTTTCTCTTTTTTACTGTAATTGGGCATATTGAGTCTAAATTCCTACTGCTTGCTTTTTCAACATTTTTATCGGAACATTCGGTCTTTCGGTTATATGTAATCTGAGAGATGCCGGCGACAGACTTTCCAGAGTCATCCTCGTCGTTATCTTCATCCTTTGGGTTTTCCATTTTAAGCATACGCCGTTATCAGGTCCACTCCATGGAGTCTCCACACGAAGCCACTGCTCAAGAAACCGAATTTCTAGCCTTCCAGAGACAAGTAGCCGAAAGATTCCAAGATTTAGCGGCAGCCGATTCCGATGAGCTGCTCTCGATCCCATGGATTCGAAAACTTTTAGACGCATTCCTCTGCTGTCAAGAGGAATTCAGAGTGATCGTCTTCAACAACAAGGTCTGTTTGAATAGGCCTCCAATGGACAAATACATTTCAGAGTTCTTTGAGAGGAGCATAAAGGCTTTGGATGTTTGTAATGCTCTCCGTGACGGGATTGAGCAGATCAAGCAGTGGCAGAAACAGCTGGAGATTGTTTTGTGTGCGCTAGGTAACCAAAGGAGCATTGGTGAAGGTCAGTTTCGCCGTGCGAAGAAGGCGCTAATTGATTTGGCGATTGGGATGCTTGATGAAAAAGAATCAAACACGGCTGTCGCACATAGAAACAGATCTTTTGGTCGCAATAATGTACAGAGGGAGAGGCCTTTTGTTCATTTCAGGTCACTCTCGTGGAGCGTTTCAAGGTCTTGGTCTGCTGCTAGGCAGCTCCAAGCAATTAGCAACAATTTGGTGGCTCCACGAACAAATGAGATTGCATCCACCAATGGACTAAATGTGGCTGTTTTCACTATCAACTATGTGCTTCTATTTGTGATGTGGGCGCTAGTGGCAGCAATCCCCTGTCAGGACCGTGGCCTTCAGACACATTTTGTTGTGCCAAGGCAGTTCAACTGGGCTGCTCCAATTATTGCCCTTCATGATAGAATCTTGGAGGATTCAAAGAAACGGGACAGAAGAAATGCTTGTGGGTTGATGAAGGAGATTCATGATATCGAGATATGCACCCGGCACATGAATGAATTGATTGATTCAATTCAGTTCCCACTGACAGAGGAAAAGGAAGGAGAACTAAAGCAAAGGGTTCAAGAATTAGGATTAGTTTATGAAGCTGTAAAGGATGGACTGGATCCATTGGAACGCCAAGTTAGAGAAGTGTTCCATAGGATCGTACGAAGCAGGACCGAGGGCCTCGACTCAATCGGTCGAGCAAATACTCCTACTTGATGTATCTTTGAATGTCATGACAGTTCCTGTTGTAAATTGGTCTTAAAAGTGTTTTATGAATCTCGAGCGATGGAACTGACTTGCGTAGAACAAGAAGTGTTGGAAATGTTATGATATCAACAAAATACCATTATGTAAAAAAATTAGGTAAAATGATTGAACTTTATGGTGTCTATGATGCTTTGTTCTTGATCATTGCTTTTGTGTAATGAAATTATTCTTTGAATTTGCTCTATCTGGTGTGTGGCCATCTTATGTGTAATGTTTATGTTACAATTTATTTGCATCTCGTTCGATCATTATGCATAATGAAGCCAGACTTCACTTTTCCCCGCTACATGTCGATAATATGCTCTGAAACACTAAACGGTACTATAAATTTGGACCAGAAAATCTGATTATTTAATGGGAGACTTATGTAATTGGATCAACATTGGATCTCACCAGAATTGTCACATCTGTTTCTTCTTGTGAGAGGTTTGGTTTCAAATCATGATTTGAATAGGAGTACGCATGCTAAAGCATGTGCATTGGATGATCCACACATCAAGGTAAGGGGTTGATGAGCATATTTAACTATCCATGTGGCCGAGAGTCACGACGACACAAATATCATAGGCATGCTATACCATTTAACTAATAGCCCGCTGTGGGCATTTTCTGAAAcccaattattttttatatcattaATTTAGTTGGAGTTCTTGAAATGATAATTTATATTTAGCCATATAAAAAAAAGAGCTCTTACTTATTTGCCTGCACGTTTAATGTCTTTGACAGCCTGTTGGGTGAGTCCAATAACGTTACAACTTATGCCTACAGAGTTTGACATATTTTAATCTCAGTTTTTGAATTTGAATACTAAGCGTGATGGTTCTCTCCTTTGTCTTAATTCTATCATCGTACTTTTCTGGATGAGATAAACCACCACTTGCATCAGTATGCCAGCTCGAAATGACAATGGAAAGGACAAAGAATCAAAGATCTTAAG is part of the Primulina tabacum isolate GXHZ01 chromosome 18, ASM2559414v2, whole genome shotgun sequence genome and encodes:
- the LOC142533085 gene encoding protein BYPASS1-LIKE-like, which encodes MPATDFPESSSSLSSSFGFSILSIRRYQVHSMESPHEATAQETEFLAFQRQVAERFQDLAAADSDELLSIPWIRKLLDAFLCCQEEFRVIVFNNKVCLNRPPMDKYISEFFERSIKALDVCNALRDGIEQIKQWQKQLEIVLCALGNQRSIGEGQFRRAKKALIDLAIGMLDEKESNTAVAHRNRSFGRNNVQRERPFVHFRSLSWSVSRSWSAARQLQAISNNLVAPRTNEIASTNGLNVAVFTINYVLLFVMWALVAAIPCQDRGLQTHFVVPRQFNWAAPIIALHDRILEDSKKRDRRNACGLMKEIHDIEICTRHMNELIDSIQFPLTEEKEGELKQRVQELGLVYEAVKDGLDPLERQVREVFHRIVRSRTEGLDSIGRANTPT